Proteins encoded in a region of the Nitrospinota bacterium genome:
- a CDS encoding PTS sugar transporter subunit IIA: MTISKVLSEAVFRLELGSGDLAGAIEELADALSGAEGVTDFPALLSELGARGRRASMVGEGEAAIVHAFSPAVDRPCLALGRSPAGIAVDSPAGPLVHFVCILLVPPGKRRAGFRLLNGLVVLLREPMVRTQLLLAETPEEALAICRETDGSRWATTVVWLKERLAAALRPSAAAGIASGDKA; the protein is encoded by the coding sequence ATGACGATCTCTAAAGTTCTTTCGGAGGCGGTCTTCCGGCTTGAACTGGGTTCCGGCGACCTCGCCGGGGCCATCGAGGAGTTGGCTGACGCCTTATCTGGTGCGGAGGGCGTGACAGACTTCCCTGCGCTTCTCTCCGAGCTAGGCGCAAGGGGGCGCCGTGCGAGCATGGTCGGTGAGGGCGAGGCCGCCATCGTGCACGCCTTCAGCCCAGCTGTGGACCGGCCCTGCTTGGCCCTAGGTCGCTCCCCGGCCGGAATCGCCGTCGATAGCCCCGCAGGCCCTTTGGTCCACTTCGTCTGTATCCTCCTCGTTCCTCCCGGCAAACGTCGTGCCGGCTTCAGGCTACTCAACGGTTTGGTCGTCCTGTTGCGCGAGCCCATGGTCCGCACACAGCTACTGTTGGCCGAGACACCGGAGGAAGCCCTGGCAATTTGCCGGGAAACCGATGGGAGCCGATGGGCAACCACGGTCGTGTGGCTCAAAGAGCGTCTGGCGGCGGCTCTTCGGCCATCTGCAGCCGCCGGGATCGCTTCTGGCGACAAAGCCTGA
- a CDS encoding SOS response-associated peptidase — protein sequence MCGRYTLATPTEALAELFQLQTALPSLRPRYNIAPTQPVAVVRRSTEDEREMVIMHWGLIPSWAKEPDIGNRLINARSETVSEKPSFRSAFKRRRCLVPTDGFYEWQRLNKRKQPHYIRMGDGEPFAFAGLWERWDGQDETVIESCTILTTEANAFVRPIHNRMPVIVEPGDYDLWLETEPDRTGALTRLMRPYSGDRLTAFSISTWVNNPKNDDARCVEPIEQPKD from the coding sequence ATGTGTGGACGCTACACGCTCGCCACACCTACCGAGGCCCTGGCAGAGCTGTTCCAGCTTCAAACGGCCCTCCCCTCTTTGAGACCCCGGTACAACATTGCTCCCACGCAGCCCGTGGCGGTCGTCCGCCGATCCACGGAGGACGAGCGCGAAATGGTAATTATGCACTGGGGGCTCATCCCCTCATGGGCCAAAGAGCCGGACATAGGCAATCGGCTTATAAACGCACGTTCCGAAACAGTTTCTGAAAAACCCTCTTTCCGCTCAGCCTTCAAGCGTCGCCGCTGCCTCGTACCAACCGATGGTTTCTACGAATGGCAGCGTCTCAATAAACGAAAGCAGCCGCATTACATCCGCATGGGCGACGGAGAGCCGTTCGCCTTTGCCGGTTTGTGGGAACGATGGGATGGGCAGGACGAAACGGTGATTGAGTCTTGCACGATCCTGACGACTGAGGCCAACGCTTTTGTGCGACCAATTCATAATCGCATGCCCGTGATTGTTGAACCGGGAGATTACGATTTATGGCTTGAGACTGAGCCCGACAGGACTGGTGCGCTGACCCGGCTGATGCGTCCATATTCGGGAGACAGGCTGACCGCTTTTTCGATCAGCACATGGGTGAACAACCCAAAGAATGATGACGCCAGGTGCGTAGAACCCATAGAACAACCTAAAGATTAG
- a CDS encoding PilZ domain-containing protein has product MPLYYRGALNKAKRGSLNSRGRRDWKGIEGRLVDVGGGGLKFSCDEAPEVSSLVEVSFELPDSGEARIHCAGRVLRVKEKETGWSVAIEFTHIREADRERTIQSVFQMSMRQSRVDKLQEVSSN; this is encoded by the coding sequence ATGCCCCTCTACTACCGGGGGGCCCTCAACAAGGCCAAACGCGGCAGTCTCAACTCCAGGGGCAGGAGAGACTGGAAGGGGATCGAGGGTCGCCTCGTCGATGTCGGCGGCGGTGGGCTCAAGTTTTCGTGCGACGAAGCCCCTGAGGTCTCCTCGCTCGTGGAGGTGTCCTTCGAGCTTCCAGATTCAGGGGAGGCCCGTATCCATTGCGCCGGCCGCGTCCTCCGGGTAAAAGAGAAGGAAACAGGCTGGTCAGTTGCCATAGAGTTCACCCACATCCGGGAGGCCGACCGAGAACGGACAATCCAAAGCGTCTTCCAGATGTCGATGCGGCAGTCCCGAGTCGATAAACTCCAAGAAGTCTCCTCCAATTGA
- a CDS encoding NAD-dependent malic enzyme, which translates to MEHHKVITVKIRNIPGLLGQLGVQIGEAGGLIGDIKVLRMGRDYLTRDITVLVKDQEQLKDLLVLIQTLEGVELLAVKDRVFDRHQAGKIHTRSTVPVDSPEDLRDIYTPGVARVCQAIKDDPELARDYTTIPSTVAIVTNGTAILGLGDIGPVAGMPVMEGKSVLLDKLVGLSGVPILVDSHDPQVVIETVVAIAPTFGAINLEDIRAPECFIIEEELQRRLPIPVMHDDQHGTAVVVLAALINACRYTGIKLSEAIVGQIGLGAAGTGIATILSAYGVKKLIGTDIEPAAVERFELLGGAGRTYEAVMAEAEIVVATTGKAGLIKPADIRPGQVIMALTNPVPEIEPDEALDAGARFAADGKSVNNVLGFPGLFKGALLARAQTITSAMKIAAAEAIAPLAEDGELVPGPLNLEVHRAVTGAVLLAASPEHTSDILGIMV; encoded by the coding sequence ATGGAGCATCATAAAGTCATCACGGTAAAGATCCGCAACATCCCAGGCCTGCTGGGCCAGTTGGGTGTGCAAATCGGCGAGGCGGGTGGACTCATCGGCGACATCAAGGTCCTTCGCATGGGGAGAGACTACCTTACACGAGATATCACCGTGCTCGTCAAGGATCAAGAACAGCTCAAGGATCTGCTGGTTTTGATCCAGACCCTGGAAGGGGTTGAACTGCTGGCCGTAAAAGACCGGGTCTTCGACCGCCACCAGGCTGGCAAGATTCATACGAGAAGCACCGTGCCAGTGGACTCCCCCGAGGACCTTCGTGACATCTATACCCCGGGGGTCGCCCGTGTCTGCCAGGCGATTAAAGACGATCCGGAGCTTGCCCGGGACTACACCACAATACCATCGACCGTGGCGATTGTGACCAACGGGACGGCCATCCTAGGGCTTGGCGACATCGGCCCGGTAGCGGGCATGCCCGTCATGGAAGGGAAATCGGTCCTTCTCGATAAGCTGGTGGGCCTCTCCGGGGTGCCCATCCTAGTCGATTCCCACGACCCCCAGGTGGTCATTGAGACGGTCGTCGCCATCGCCCCGACTTTCGGCGCCATCAACCTGGAGGACATCCGCGCCCCTGAGTGCTTCATCATCGAGGAGGAGCTGCAGCGGCGGCTGCCCATCCCCGTTATGCACGACGACCAGCACGGCACGGCCGTCGTGGTGCTGGCAGCCCTAATCAACGCATGCCGTTATACGGGGATAAAGTTGAGCGAGGCCATCGTCGGCCAGATAGGTCTTGGTGCGGCGGGGACCGGAATTGCGACCATTCTTTCAGCTTACGGGGTCAAAAAACTAATCGGCACGGACATTGAACCTGCGGCAGTAGAGCGATTCGAGCTCCTCGGAGGCGCCGGACGAACCTACGAAGCCGTCATGGCCGAGGCCGAGATTGTTGTCGCTACCACAGGGAAGGCGGGGCTGATTAAGCCCGCCGATATTCGCCCCGGTCAGGTCATTATGGCCCTGACCAATCCCGTTCCGGAAATCGAGCCCGACGAGGCCCTGGACGCCGGGGCCCGGTTCGCCGCCGACGGCAAGTCGGTCAATAACGTGCTTGGGTTCCCGGGTCTCTTCAAAGGGGCGCTCCTGGCCCGAGCCCAGACCATCACTTCAGCCATGAAGATTGCCGCAGCTGAGGCGATCGCTCCCCTGGCAGAGGATGGCGAGTTGGTGCCGGGCCCCCTCAACCTGGAGGTCCACCGCGCCGTGACGGGGGCTGTACTTCTGGCGGCTAGCCCGGAGCATACCTCCGACATTTTAGGGATTATGGTATAA